One Sphingopyxis macrogoltabida genomic region harbors:
- a CDS encoding glycosyl transferase family protein — translation MELSTAGLEWLVHAAGHELMLFASVGILLIGLDDLLFDALWIASRRAAPVPFSAPSRLDGTIAIFLPAWKEDAVLAATLRRTLAAWDGEDFRLYVGCYPNDAATLFAVSPLIARDPRLRLVIGGEDGPTTKGDNLNRMWAALGEDERAEGRRFAAIALHDAEDHVHPEELDLYRRHLGAYAMVQIPVVPIVGRGPQWIAGHYGDEFAEAHGKELVLRSRLGLPIPSAGVGCALTRNALALLALDRGGEPFRADSLTEDYEVGMLIAGYGLAARFVDAPGTRGGRIVSQGEFPDEWEKSVKQKSRWITGIALAGWEHLGWLRPAAPNEPASRTWLIRWMLWRDRRAPLTATILLAAYAAFVLVTVGFTGEVLLGWRPVTSDAAMDLLLGLNAMLLMWRLGMRGYFTARCYGWRQGVFSFPRALVANIIAILAARRAIVAYWRILRSGQIVWEKTEHREAGCEPAPVTVR, via the coding sequence GTGGAGCTGTCGACCGCAGGACTGGAGTGGCTGGTGCATGCTGCCGGGCATGAACTGATGCTGTTCGCATCGGTCGGCATCCTGCTGATCGGGCTCGACGACCTGCTTTTCGACGCGTTGTGGATCGCGAGCCGGCGCGCGGCACCGGTCCCTTTCTCCGCGCCGTCGCGGCTCGACGGGACGATCGCGATATTCCTGCCGGCGTGGAAGGAAGACGCCGTGCTCGCCGCAACCCTGCGGCGGACGCTCGCGGCATGGGACGGCGAAGATTTCCGGCTCTACGTCGGCTGCTATCCCAACGATGCGGCAACGCTTTTCGCGGTATCGCCGCTGATTGCCCGCGATCCCCGGTTGCGCCTCGTGATCGGCGGGGAGGACGGGCCGACCACCAAGGGCGACAATCTCAACCGGATGTGGGCGGCGCTGGGCGAAGACGAACGCGCGGAAGGGCGGCGCTTTGCCGCGATCGCGCTCCACGATGCTGAGGATCATGTCCATCCGGAGGAACTCGACCTCTATCGCCGCCATCTCGGCGCCTATGCGATGGTGCAGATTCCGGTGGTGCCGATCGTCGGCCGCGGCCCGCAATGGATCGCCGGCCATTATGGCGACGAATTTGCCGAAGCGCATGGCAAGGAGCTGGTGCTGCGTTCGCGGCTCGGCCTGCCGATCCCGTCGGCGGGCGTCGGCTGCGCGCTCACCCGCAATGCGCTGGCTCTCCTCGCGCTCGACCGCGGCGGCGAACCCTTTCGCGCCGATAGCCTGACCGAGGATTATGAGGTCGGCATGCTGATCGCCGGCTATGGTCTTGCGGCGCGTTTCGTCGATGCACCCGGCACCCGCGGCGGGCGGATCGTGTCGCAGGGCGAATTTCCCGACGAATGGGAAAAATCGGTGAAGCAGAAGTCGCGGTGGATCACCGGAATCGCGCTCGCCGGCTGGGAGCATCTCGGCTGGCTCAGACCGGCTGCGCCGAACGAGCCGGCGAGCCGGACATGGTTGATCCGCTGGATGCTATGGCGCGACCGGCGCGCGCCGCTCACCGCGACCATCCTGCTCGCTGCCTATGCCGCCTTCGTGCTCGTCACCGTCGGGTTCACCGGCGAAGTCCTGCTCGGCTGGCGTCCCGTAACCTCCGATGCGGCAATGGACCTGCTCCTCGGGCTCAATGCGATGCTGCTGATGTGGCGGCTCGGCATGCGCGGCTATTTCACGGCGCGATGCTATGGCTGGCGGCAGGGCGTCTTTTCCTTTCCGCGGGCGCTGGTCGCCAACATCATCGCGATCCTCGCGGCGCGCCGGGCCATCGTCGCCTATTGGCGGATTCTTCGCTCGGGACAGATCGTGTGGGAAAAGACCGAGCATCGCGAAGCGGGATGTGAGCCAGCGCCGGTGACCGTGCGGTGA
- the nhaA gene encoding Na+/H+ antiporter NhaA, with translation MPRKSAPRSALRDFLESESAGGMLLIFAAILAMIVANSAFGETYLHVIHAVTGPVLTDKLGPMTVHLWINDGLMAVFFLLVGLEIKREFVDGRLASWDRRRLPFIAAAAGMAVPAALYMLFAGGTPGLAQGWAIPAATDIAFAIGVLALLGKRAPTSLKLFLVTVAIVDDMGAVAIIALFYTAKINVAALAAAAVIVGAMFACNRLGVRSLIVYLLMFVLLWYAMLLSGVHATIAGVLAAMAIPFDRTPGAPDSATSPLHRLEHGLHPWVAFAIVPLFGFANAGVDMSGLTVDQIFAPLPLGIAAGLFLGKQIGIFGSVWLSVKLGIAGKLRGATWPQIYGVSLLCGIGFTMSLFIGGLAFPGDATLIEEAKIGILMGSLVAALAGFAVLRFTPLHPEHDRIETESDAEIASDGDVNDTCEPEGRANA, from the coding sequence ATGCCCCGCAAATCCGCCCCCCGCTCCGCCTTGCGCGATTTTCTCGAAAGCGAGAGCGCCGGCGGCATGCTGCTGATTTTTGCAGCCATATTGGCGATGATTGTCGCCAACTCGGCTTTCGGCGAAACTTATCTCCATGTCATCCATGCAGTGACGGGGCCGGTGCTCACCGACAAGCTCGGCCCGATGACCGTCCATCTCTGGATCAACGACGGGTTGATGGCGGTTTTCTTCCTGCTCGTCGGGCTGGAGATCAAGCGCGAGTTCGTCGACGGGCGGCTGGCGAGCTGGGATCGGCGGCGCCTTCCCTTCATCGCCGCCGCCGCAGGGATGGCGGTGCCTGCCGCGCTCTATATGCTCTTCGCAGGCGGAACACCGGGGCTCGCGCAAGGCTGGGCGATTCCGGCCGCCACCGATATCGCCTTCGCCATCGGCGTGCTGGCGCTGCTCGGCAAGCGCGCGCCGACGTCGCTGAAGCTGTTCCTCGTCACCGTCGCCATCGTCGACGACATGGGCGCGGTTGCGATCATCGCGCTGTTCTACACCGCCAAGATCAATGTCGCGGCGCTTGCCGCGGCGGCCGTGATCGTCGGCGCGATGTTCGCCTGCAATCGCCTCGGCGTTCGCAGCCTGATCGTCTATCTGCTGATGTTCGTCCTGCTCTGGTACGCGATGCTCCTGTCGGGCGTGCACGCGACGATCGCCGGCGTGCTCGCGGCGATGGCCATTCCTTTCGATCGGACGCCGGGCGCCCCCGACAGTGCGACCTCGCCGCTCCACCGGCTCGAACATGGGCTGCATCCATGGGTGGCCTTCGCGATCGTGCCGCTGTTCGGCTTTGCCAATGCCGGGGTCGACATGAGCGGGCTCACCGTCGATCAGATCTTCGCACCGCTCCCCCTCGGCATTGCCGCGGGACTGTTCCTCGGCAAGCAGATCGGTATTTTCGGCAGCGTCTGGCTGTCGGTCAAACTCGGCATCGCAGGCAAATTGCGCGGTGCGACCTGGCCGCAAATCTATGGCGTTTCGCTGCTCTGCGGCATCGGCTTCACGATGAGCCTGTTCATCGGCGGGCTCGCCTTCCCGGGCGACGCGACGCTGATCGAGGAAGCCAAGATCGGCATTTTGATGGGATCGCTGGTCGCAGCGCTGGCCGGTTTCGCGGTGCTGCGCTTCACTCCGCTCCATCCCGAGCATGACCGGATCGAAACCGAGTCCGACGCCGAAATCGCGAGCGACGGCGACGTTAACGACACATGCGAACCCGAAGGGAGAGCGAACGCATGA
- a CDS encoding zinc-dependent alcohol dehydrogenase family protein: MRAVRLGAPASLDSLTPTDLPDPGDPGPGEIRVRLVASSLNFHDFAVVAGMIPTVDGRIPMSDGAGTVEAVGEGVSDFRVGDAVVSLFFPFWADGAPPQHAFTQVPGDSIDGYAREVVVTPQHWFTHAPKGYSAAEAATLTCAGLTAWRALFVDGVTQPGSTVLVQGSGGVSVFALQFAKAAGARVIATSSSDAKLERLKALGADELINYKDVPAWGAKALELTGGRGVDTVVEIGGAGTLDQSMVATRVGGHVALIGVLAGIVGPVQTALLMHKNLRVQGLTVGSRAQQLAMIAGIEANGIKPVLDRHFPLENLADAFRHQMSNTHFGKIIVDI; encoded by the coding sequence GTGCGCGCCGTCCGGCTGGGCGCACCGGCCTCCCTCGACAGCCTTACCCCGACCGATCTTCCCGACCCGGGTGATCCGGGGCCCGGCGAAATTCGTGTGCGGCTCGTCGCCTCCTCGCTCAACTTCCATGACTTCGCGGTCGTCGCCGGAATGATCCCGACGGTCGACGGGCGCATCCCGATGTCCGACGGCGCGGGGACGGTCGAGGCGGTGGGTGAGGGCGTCAGCGACTTTCGCGTCGGCGACGCGGTCGTTTCGCTCTTCTTCCCCTTCTGGGCCGATGGCGCGCCGCCGCAGCATGCCTTCACGCAGGTCCCGGGTGACAGCATCGACGGCTATGCACGCGAGGTGGTGGTGACGCCGCAGCATTGGTTCACGCATGCGCCAAAGGGTTATTCGGCTGCCGAGGCGGCGACACTGACCTGCGCCGGGCTGACCGCGTGGCGGGCGCTGTTCGTCGATGGCGTCACGCAGCCGGGGTCGACGGTGCTCGTGCAAGGCAGCGGCGGCGTCTCGGTGTTCGCGCTGCAATTTGCAAAAGCGGCAGGCGCGCGCGTGATCGCGACAAGCTCGTCCGACGCGAAACTCGAACGGCTGAAGGCGCTCGGCGCCGATGAGCTGATCAATTACAAGGACGTCCCGGCATGGGGCGCGAAGGCGCTCGAACTGACCGGCGGGCGGGGGGTCGATACGGTCGTCGAAATCGGCGGTGCCGGCACGCTGGACCAGTCGATGGTCGCGACGCGTGTCGGCGGTCATGTCGCGCTGATTGGCGTGCTCGCGGGAATCGTGGGTCCAGTGCAGACTGCGCTGCTGATGCACAAGAATCTGCGCGTGCAGGGACTGACCGTCGGGAGCCGCGCGCAGCAACTGGCGATGATCGCCGGGATCGAGGCTAACGGGATCAAACCGGTCCTCGACCGTCATTTCCCGCTCGAAAATCTTGCCGATGCCTTTCGCCATCAGATGTCGAACACTCATTTCGGCAAGATCATCGTCGATATCTGA
- a CDS encoding N-acyl-D-amino-acid deacylase family protein, with translation MHDLVIRGGTVVDGTGGQPFVADVAVDGDRIVAVGENLGAGREEIDASGKIVTPGFVDVHTHYDGQATWDSEMAPSSWHGVTTVVMGNCGVGFAPAKPDRHDWLISLMEGVEDIPGTALAEGMSWDWETFPEYMDALEKLPRTVDVACHVPHGAVRAYVLGDREKPGAIPTDADIAEMSRIVEEGVRAGALGFSTSRTVLHKSVDGELVPGTTATAEELIAIGRAMGRVGYGVFEMASDMKREWNEFQWMGDLSRETGLPVTFAALQSIAKELPLEEQIAEMRQQNATGANIVAQIALRGNGVIMAWQGTVHPFRFKPAWNEIIDLPWEQQLAHLKDPAFRKRMVEEANVWPESDILDFLKIVAEGWPVHFEMDPDFNYEPKMDESIAGRAAAAGVSPAEYAYDLLMKDDGKGFIYFPILNYRDGNLNFLEDLQAANDTVNSLSDGGAHCGTICDAASPTFMLQHWVRDRAGKRIALEHAIQRQCRDTALLYGLEDRGVLAPGYLADLNVIDMDAIKLGKPWLAFDLPAGGKRLLQKADGYVATVKSGVVTFRDGAMQGPTPGGVIRGPQRVEMAMAAE, from the coding sequence ATGCATGATCTGGTGATTCGCGGCGGCACCGTCGTCGATGGGACGGGCGGCCAGCCTTTCGTGGCGGATGTCGCGGTCGATGGCGACCGTATCGTCGCGGTCGGCGAAAATCTCGGCGCCGGGCGCGAAGAGATCGACGCCAGCGGCAAGATCGTCACCCCCGGCTTCGTCGACGTCCACACCCATTATGACGGGCAGGCGACATGGGATTCCGAGATGGCGCCGTCGAGCTGGCACGGCGTCACCACCGTCGTGATGGGCAATTGCGGCGTCGGCTTCGCCCCCGCAAAGCCCGACCGCCACGACTGGCTGATTTCGCTGATGGAAGGCGTCGAGGACATCCCCGGCACCGCGCTCGCCGAAGGCATGTCGTGGGACTGGGAAACCTTCCCCGAATATATGGACGCGCTCGAAAAACTGCCGCGCACCGTCGACGTCGCGTGCCACGTCCCCCACGGCGCGGTGCGCGCCTATGTGCTCGGCGATCGTGAAAAGCCCGGCGCGATCCCGACCGACGCGGACATCGCGGAGATGTCGCGGATCGTCGAGGAAGGCGTGCGCGCGGGCGCGCTCGGTTTCTCGACCAGCCGCACCGTGCTCCACAAGTCGGTCGACGGCGAACTCGTCCCCGGCACCACCGCGACCGCCGAGGAGCTGATCGCGATCGGCCGCGCGATGGGCCGCGTCGGCTATGGCGTGTTCGAAATGGCGAGCGACATGAAGCGCGAGTGGAACGAGTTCCAGTGGATGGGCGATCTCAGCCGCGAGACCGGGCTGCCCGTGACCTTCGCCGCGCTCCAGTCGATCGCCAAGGAATTGCCGCTCGAAGAACAGATTGCCGAGATGCGCCAGCAGAATGCCACCGGCGCGAACATCGTCGCGCAGATCGCGCTCCGCGGCAACGGCGTGATCATGGCATGGCAGGGCACGGTGCACCCATTCCGTTTCAAGCCGGCGTGGAACGAGATCATCGACCTGCCGTGGGAGCAGCAGCTTGCGCATCTGAAGGACCCGGCGTTCCGCAAGCGCATGGTCGAAGAGGCGAATGTCTGGCCCGAAAGCGACATCCTAGACTTCCTGAAGATCGTCGCCGAGGGCTGGCCCGTCCATTTCGAGATGGACCCCGATTTCAACTATGAGCCGAAGATGGACGAAAGCATCGCCGGCCGCGCTGCGGCGGCGGGCGTCTCGCCGGCCGAATATGCCTATGACCTCCTCATGAAGGACGACGGCAAGGGCTTTATCTATTTCCCGATCCTCAACTACCGCGACGGCAATCTCAACTTCCTCGAGGATCTGCAGGCCGCGAACGATACGGTGAACAGCCTGTCCGACGGCGGCGCGCATTGCGGGACGATCTGTGACGCCGCGTCGCCAACCTTCATGCTCCAGCACTGGGTGCGCGACCGGGCGGGCAAGCGTATCGCGCTCGAACATGCGATCCAGCGTCAGTGCCGCGATACGGCGCTGCTCTACGGGCTCGAGGATCGCGGCGTGCTCGCCCCGGGGTATCTCGCCGACCTCAACGTCATCGACATGGATGCGATCAAGCTCGGCAAGCCCTGGCTCGCCTTCGACCTGCCGGCGGGCGGCAAGCGCCTGCTGCAAAAGGCCGACGGCTATGTCGCGACGGTGAAATCGGGGGTCGTCACCTTCCGCGACGGCGCGATGCAGGGGCCGACCCCGGGCGGCGTCATCCGCGGCCCGCAGCGCGTGGAAATGGCGATGGCGGCGGAATAG
- a CDS encoding class I SAM-dependent methyltransferase, which produces MIRSLTCALFLAVSAPSLAAPPTATPDYSAALADPARPAADRERDTARKPADLLAFAQVTPGEQVGDFVMGGGYVTRLLAAAVGPAGRVYAFQPAEFIAFKKQYGDDQAAVDAAYANVDAVAGPFAAPAFPVPLDTIITVQNFHDLYLKPFPESTGDKASAALFAALKPGGTLIVVDHSAADGTGTTLSDSLHRIDKAAVVAALTKAGFTLEAESDLYSRADDPRTANVFDAAIRGKTDQFALRFRKPE; this is translated from the coding sequence ATGATCCGCTCGCTTACATGCGCCCTCTTCCTCGCGGTCTCCGCACCGTCGCTCGCCGCGCCGCCGACCGCCACCCCCGATTATAGCGCCGCGCTCGCCGATCCGGCGCGCCCTGCCGCCGACCGCGAACGCGACACCGCGCGCAAACCCGCCGACCTGCTTGCCTTTGCGCAGGTGACGCCCGGCGAACAGGTCGGCGATTTCGTGATGGGCGGCGGTTATGTCACCCGCCTGCTCGCCGCCGCGGTCGGCCCGGCGGGGCGCGTCTATGCCTTCCAGCCGGCCGAATTCATTGCCTTCAAGAAACAATATGGCGACGATCAGGCTGCGGTCGATGCCGCCTATGCCAATGTCGACGCGGTCGCCGGGCCGTTCGCGGCGCCCGCCTTTCCGGTGCCGCTCGACACGATCATCACGGTGCAGAATTTCCATGATCTGTATCTGAAGCCCTTCCCCGAGAGCACGGGCGACAAGGCGAGCGCGGCGCTGTTCGCGGCGCTCAAGCCCGGCGGGACGCTGATCGTCGTCGACCACAGCGCCGCCGACGGCACGGGAACGACGCTGTCCGACAGCCTGCACCGCATCGACAAGGCGGCGGTGGTCGCGGCGCTAACCAAGGCGGGCTTCACGCTCGAAGCGGAAAGCGACCTCTACAGCCGCGCCGACGACCCGCGCACCGCGAATGTGTTCGACGCCGCGATCCGCGGCAAGACCGACCAGTTCGCGCTGCGTTTCCGGAAACCGGAGTAG
- a CDS encoding DMT family transporter: protein MQYLYLGIAIVAEVIATSFLKQSDGFRHIGPTLIMAAGYVVAFYFLSLALRDIPTGVAYAIWSGVGIVLIAAVAWVFQGQRLDAPAMIGMALIVAGVAVMNIWSKTAAH from the coding sequence GTGCAATATCTCTATCTCGGCATCGCGATCGTCGCCGAAGTGATCGCGACCTCTTTCCTCAAGCAGTCGGACGGCTTTCGCCATATCGGCCCGACGCTGATCATGGCGGCGGGTTATGTCGTTGCCTTTTATTTCCTGTCGCTGGCGCTGCGCGATATTCCGACCGGGGTCGCCTATGCGATCTGGTCCGGCGTCGGCATCGTGCTGATCGCGGCCGTCGCGTGGGTGTTTCAGGGTCAGCGCCTCGATGCGCCCGCGATGATCGGCATGGCGCTGATCGTCGCGGGGGTCGCGGTGATGAACATCTGGTCGAAGACGGCCGCCCACTGA
- a CDS encoding acyl-CoA dehydrogenase family protein, translating to MDFAMPADLQAYLDELDSFITAEIKPLELADDNIRFFDHRREHSRTDWDNQGLPRHDWEELLKQATRLADAAGHWRFSAPKKYGGKDGSNLWMAVIREHFAAKGLGLHNDLQNEHSIVGNFPFVEMFEQFATSEEQKQEFILGGFEGKRRTAFGLTEPDHGSDATHMETRAVRETRDGVDGWLINGRKMWITGMHVASHCATFCRTDGKDGDAKGITCLLVPTGTPGMTVDEYMWTFNMPTDHPRMTFTDVWVPDSARLGPEGGGLSIAQSFVHQNRIRQAASSLGAAVFCIEESVKYARTRKPFGEALAKNQAIQFPLVELATQAEMLRLLIRKTAWEMDNMPHKEVEHRLSDRVSMCNYWANRLCCEAADRAMQVHGGIGYSRHKPFEHIYRHHRRYRITEGAEEIQMRKVGAYLFGYLGPRKALFS from the coding sequence ATGGATTTTGCGATGCCCGCCGACTTGCAGGCCTATCTGGACGAACTCGATTCGTTCATCACGGCGGAGATCAAGCCGCTCGAGCTGGCCGACGACAATATCCGCTTCTTCGACCATCGCCGCGAGCACAGCCGCACCGACTGGGACAATCAGGGGCTGCCGCGCCACGACTGGGAGGAATTGCTCAAACAGGCGACGAGGCTGGCCGACGCCGCGGGCCACTGGCGTTTTTCGGCGCCGAAGAAATATGGCGGCAAGGACGGGTCGAACCTGTGGATGGCGGTGATCCGCGAGCATTTCGCCGCCAAGGGCCTCGGTCTCCACAACGACCTGCAGAACGAGCACAGCATCGTCGGCAATTTCCCCTTCGTCGAGATGTTCGAGCAGTTCGCGACGAGCGAGGAGCAGAAACAAGAGTTCATCCTCGGCGGCTTCGAAGGCAAGCGTCGCACCGCCTTCGGCCTCACCGAACCCGATCATGGCAGCGACGCGACGCATATGGAAACGCGCGCGGTGCGCGAAACGCGCGACGGCGTCGACGGCTGGCTGATCAACGGGCGCAAGATGTGGATCACCGGCATGCATGTCGCGAGCCACTGCGCGACCTTCTGCCGCACCGACGGCAAGGACGGCGATGCCAAGGGCATCACCTGCCTGCTCGTGCCCACGGGCACGCCGGGGATGACGGTCGACGAATATATGTGGACCTTCAACATGCCGACCGACCATCCGCGCATGACCTTCACCGACGTGTGGGTGCCCGACAGTGCGCGCCTCGGGCCCGAGGGCGGCGGCCTGTCGATCGCGCAGAGCTTCGTCCACCAGAACCGCATCCGCCAGGCGGCGTCGTCCTTGGGCGCCGCGGTTTTCTGCATCGAGGAAAGCGTCAAATACGCCCGGACACGCAAGCCGTTCGGCGAGGCGCTGGCGAAGAACCAGGCGATCCAGTTCCCGCTCGTCGAACTCGCGACGCAGGCCGAAATGCTCCGCCTGCTGATCCGCAAGACGGCATGGGAAATGGACAATATGCCGCACAAGGAGGTCGAACATCGCCTCTCCGACCGCGTCAGCATGTGCAACTATTGGGCGAACCGCCTCTGCTGCGAGGCCGCCGATCGCGCGATGCAGGTCCACGGCGGCATCGGCTATTCACGCCACAAGCCCTTCGAACATATCTACCGCCACCACCGCCGCTACCGGATCACCGAAGGCGCCGAGGAAATCCAGATGCGCAAGGTCGGTGCCTATCTGTTCGGTTATCTGGGGCCGCGCAAGGCCCTGTTTTCCTGA
- a CDS encoding phosphotransferase family protein, which yields MNDLGAPLSAFMTRVAGPGNLERLMRLSGGANMESWAFDWAGKGYVLRRAPSAEYMEGRPYGHADEAALVMAAHAGGVRAPEVVGVLGDGDGMGTGYVMHRVVAEVAPAKILAAPPPSLLADLARELARTHALPRATIPGAIPTMDTAAALAELKARFLSYGGDRPLIALAIKWCEDHLPAPTNPVLVHGDYRMGNIMVDAEGLAVVLDWELAHLGDAHEDLAYGCMTVWRFGRLDQPAFGVGGLDDFFAAYEAAGGAPVDRDRFHFWLVYRTLWWALGCLQMGQAWRSGADTTVERVVVGRRTAEQELDLLLLLEAEAPETERLRALPASPPAAPGPVGEPVNREMVQAVRDWLEQAIKPGAEGHDKFEVAVAMNALGIVMRDLDAGVRAEEAALAGALLSGARTLAEAGLLAALRRAALDKLAVDSPKYAALARAQSLWGGREQN from the coding sequence ATGAACGATCTCGGTGCACCACTTTCCGCCTTCATGACCCGCGTCGCCGGCCCCGGAAATCTCGAGCGGCTCATGCGCCTGTCGGGCGGCGCCAATATGGAAAGCTGGGCATTCGATTGGGCCGGGAAGGGCTATGTCCTGCGCCGCGCCCCCTCGGCCGAATATATGGAGGGGCGCCCCTATGGCCACGCCGACGAGGCGGCGCTGGTGATGGCGGCGCATGCGGGCGGCGTGCGGGCGCCCGAGGTCGTCGGCGTGCTGGGCGACGGCGACGGCATGGGCACCGGCTATGTCATGCACCGGGTCGTCGCCGAAGTCGCGCCGGCAAAGATATTGGCGGCCCCGCCGCCGTCGCTGCTCGCCGACCTCGCGCGCGAGCTGGCACGGACGCACGCGCTTCCGCGCGCCACGATCCCCGGCGCGATCCCGACGATGGACACCGCCGCGGCGCTCGCCGAACTCAAGGCGCGTTTCCTGTCCTACGGCGGCGACCGCCCGCTGATCGCGCTCGCGATCAAATGGTGCGAGGATCATCTGCCCGCACCGACGAATCCCGTGCTCGTCCACGGCGACTATCGCATGGGCAATATCATGGTCGATGCAGAAGGCCTTGCGGTCGTGCTCGACTGGGAACTCGCGCATCTGGGCGACGCGCATGAGGACCTCGCCTATGGCTGCATGACCGTGTGGCGCTTCGGCCGCCTCGACCAGCCGGCGTTCGGCGTCGGCGGGCTCGATGATTTTTTTGCGGCCTATGAGGCGGCGGGCGGAGCGCCGGTCGACCGCGACCGCTTTCATTTCTGGCTTGTCTACCGCACCCTGTGGTGGGCGCTCGGCTGCCTGCAGATGGGGCAGGCGTGGCGCAGCGGCGCCGACACGACCGTCGAGCGCGTCGTCGTCGGACGCCGCACCGCCGAGCAGGAACTCGACCTGCTGCTGTTGCTCGAAGCCGAAGCACCCGAAACCGAACGCCTTCGCGCGCTGCCCGCGTCGCCGCCCGCCGCTCCCGGGCCGGTGGGCGAACCGGTCAATCGCGAAATGGTGCAGGCGGTGCGCGACTGGCTCGAACAGGCGATCAAGCCCGGGGCCGAAGGCCATGACAAGTTCGAGGTCGCGGTGGCGATGAACGCGCTGGGCATCGTGATGCGCGACCTCGATGCTGGGGTGCGCGCCGAAGAGGCCGCGCTGGCCGGCGCGCTGCTGTCGGGCGCCCGGACGCTCGCCGAGGCCGGCCTGCTCGCGGCGCTGCGCCGCGCCGCGCTCGACAAACTCGCCGTCGACAGTCCCAAATATGCCGCGCTGGCGCGCGCGCAGTCGCTCTGGGGCGGGCGGGAACAGAATTAA
- a CDS encoding enoyl-CoA hydratase, which produces MTLVLVTRDDAVATVTLNRPDAMNALSRALRAELAGTMRTLAADDSVRAIVLTGAGTRAFTAGLDLKELGTDTSNLGAANATGADENPVKAIELCPQPVIGAINGVAITGGFEVALACDILIASTDARFADTHARVGVMPGWGLSQKLSRLIGISRAKELSLTGNFLDAGTARDWGLVNRVVAPGELLPAAQALARDIASADPAMVRAYKKLIDDGYALRFGVAMALEHERSSAANRSVRAEEVEMRRQAVMERGRTHAG; this is translated from the coding sequence ATGACCCTTGTTCTCGTCACGCGCGACGATGCTGTCGCCACCGTCACCCTCAACCGTCCCGACGCGATGAACGCCTTGTCGCGTGCGCTCCGTGCCGAGCTGGCCGGCACGATGCGGACGCTCGCCGCCGACGACAGCGTCCGCGCGATCGTCCTGACCGGTGCCGGCACCCGCGCCTTCACCGCGGGGCTGGACCTCAAGGAACTCGGTACCGATACGAGCAACCTCGGCGCCGCCAATGCCACCGGTGCCGACGAAAATCCGGTGAAGGCGATCGAGCTCTGCCCGCAACCGGTGATCGGCGCGATCAACGGGGTCGCGATCACCGGTGGGTTCGAGGTCGCGCTGGCGTGCGATATATTGATCGCATCGACCGACGCGCGCTTTGCCGACACCCACGCCCGCGTCGGCGTGATGCCCGGCTGGGGGCTGTCGCAGAAATTGTCGCGGCTGATCGGTATCTCTCGCGCCAAGGAACTGTCGCTGACCGGCAATTTCCTCGACGCCGGGACGGCGCGCGACTGGGGACTGGTCAATCGCGTCGTCGCGCCGGGGGAGCTGCTGCCCGCGGCGCAGGCGCTGGCCCGCGATATCGCCAGCGCCGATCCCGCGATGGTGCGCGCTTACAAAAAGCTGATCGACGATGGCTATGCGTTGCGGTTCGGCGTCGCGATGGCGCTCGAACATGAACGCTCTTCGGCGGCGAACCGCAGCGTCCGCGCCGAGGAGGTCGAGATGCGGCGGCAAGCCGTCATGGAGCGCGGACGAACGCACGCCGGCTGA